Proteins from one Oscillatoria nigro-viridis PCC 7112 genomic window:
- a CDS encoding sensor histidine kinase, with the protein MSSTLASKNQPHNPPQTDLRNLFSRLGIRQKIGCGYALVICIAIVGAVAGRGVEFYYKQQVREKLALDRDKGEILTNLNNTVQEVRIQQQKLASLTAKPQIFDRERSEFLTRVAQMSGILEQLQTFPPTKNPEVAKDYEILQQFVQVNGKTVESYFQEVQKLLATAKLSGLNPRQQKAFERNLNNFAVGKTALKLEQFSHDSAKLAGSFSEKADEALSTYDKAEKLGTLILVCSLLISAAIAAILAAYTSGAIARSLEATTLIAQRVTEESNFDLQVPVTTSDEVGMLALSLNELIQRVAEYTEELHEAKVAAEAANRSKSAFLANMSHELRTPLNAIINYSEMLQEDAQDSGSEDFLPDLEKIQTAGKHLLDMISDILDISKIEAGHVTLYLENFDVATMIEEVMTTAQPLVEKKGNSLALKTKGELGTMYADQPKVRQILLNLLSNAAKFTEKGVITIGVERMKIEKSRPAKLNKNNDFQSGSNYTSQVLMFRVSDTGIGMTNEQLEQIFKPFTQADASTTRKYGGTGLGLTISQRLCQILGGEISVESEDGKGSTFIVSLPERVVMQA; encoded by the coding sequence TTTATTACAAACAGCAGGTGCGGGAAAAACTGGCCCTGGATAGAGATAAAGGGGAAATCCTGACTAACCTCAATAACACCGTGCAGGAAGTCAGAATTCAGCAGCAAAAGCTGGCGAGTCTGACGGCAAAACCGCAAATTTTCGATCGCGAACGCTCGGAATTCCTGACTCGCGTTGCTCAGATGAGCGGCATCCTCGAACAACTGCAAACCTTTCCACCGACGAAGAATCCCGAGGTGGCCAAAGACTACGAAATCCTTCAACAGTTCGTTCAAGTCAACGGCAAAACTGTAGAATCATACTTTCAAGAAGTACAAAAGTTGTTGGCGACTGCGAAATTATCTGGTTTAAATCCGAGGCAGCAGAAGGCTTTCGAGCGGAACTTGAACAATTTTGCGGTTGGCAAAACCGCTTTGAAACTCGAACAGTTTTCGCACGATTCAGCCAAACTGGCCGGCAGCTTTAGCGAGAAAGCAGACGAGGCATTGAGTACCTACGACAAAGCAGAAAAACTCGGAACTCTGATTCTCGTTTGCTCTCTCTTGATATCAGCGGCGATCGCAGCAATTCTAGCAGCATACACCAGCGGGGCGATCGCTCGCTCCTTAGAAGCCACCACCCTCATCGCTCAGCGAGTGACAGAAGAATCTAACTTTGACCTGCAAGTACCAGTCACTACTTCCGACGAAGTGGGAATGCTAGCACTTTCCCTCAACGAACTAATCCAAAGAGTAGCCGAATACACAGAAGAATTGCACGAAGCAAAAGTAGCCGCCGAAGCTGCCAACCGCTCGAAAAGTGCATTTCTCGCCAACATGAGCCACGAACTACGCACCCCCCTCAACGCCATCATTAACTACAGCGAAATGCTGCAAGAAGATGCTCAAGATTCGGGTTCAGAAGACTTTCTCCCGGACTTAGAAAAAATTCAAACCGCAGGCAAACACCTGTTAGATATGATTAGCGACATCCTCGACATTTCCAAAATAGAAGCAGGTCACGTCACCCTTTATTTGGAAAACTTCGACGTGGCAACGATGATTGAAGAAGTGATGACTACGGCTCAACCGCTAGTAGAAAAAAAAGGCAATTCTTTAGCACTGAAAACCAAAGGCGAACTCGGCACAATGTACGCAGATCAACCGAAAGTGCGGCAAATTCTCCTCAATTTGCTCAGCAATGCTGCCAAATTTACCGAAAAAGGCGTCATTACTATCGGCGTCGAAAGAATGAAAATTGAAAAATCAAGACCGGCGAAACTTAATAAAAATAATGATTTTCAGTCGGGTTCAAACTACACTTCTCAAGTTTTAATGTTTCGAGTCAGCGACACCGGCATCGGCATGACAAACGAGCAATTAGAGCAGATATTTAAACCTTTTACCCAAGCTGATGCTTCGACTACCCGCAAGTACGGAGGGACGGGTTTGGGATTGACAATTAGCCAGCGTTTGTGTCAAATTCTCGGCGGCGAAATTAGCGTCGAAAGTGAAGACGGTAAAGGTTCAACTTTTATTGTCAGTCTCCCGGAACGGGTGGTGATGCAGGCATGA
- a CDS encoding DUF2259 domain-containing protein, with protein sequence MKILPLISLGIIASAAIAVAPEALANTWRAAHRMSGFSADSNYYLYLESSRDTGAGIPKAELQIVQVAANSCIKNGCIETKYGEPDSNKSTKMAEDDLLKKSWNNRQTLKLTPPHAGTKLNIISRTPGANGSETVAVKLNTGKPLQIRLEQRQKNASAGKESAAMRLVINHNGRQRVLGTLNNFQDWVFSYSIREVRLSPNGRNVVVLLDKTERTFEGVLKTTFVQGFVL encoded by the coding sequence ATGAAAATTTTACCTTTAATTTCGTTAGGTATTATAGCAAGTGCCGCGATCGCAGTAGCCCCTGAAGCTTTGGCAAATACCTGGCGTGCCGCACACCGGATGTCGGGTTTTTCCGCCGACAGCAATTACTACTTGTATCTAGAAAGTTCCAGAGATACAGGAGCGGGAATTCCCAAAGCAGAATTGCAAATTGTCCAAGTTGCTGCAAATTCCTGCATCAAAAATGGGTGTATCGAAACTAAATATGGCGAGCCAGACTCCAATAAAAGCACTAAAATGGCAGAAGATGACTTGCTTAAAAAAAGTTGGAATAACAGGCAAACTTTGAAGTTAACTCCTCCTCACGCTGGAACTAAACTGAACATTATTTCTCGTACTCCCGGAGCCAATGGAAGCGAGACAGTTGCCGTCAAACTCAATACAGGAAAGCCTTTACAAATTCGCCTGGAACAGCGGCAAAAAAATGCTTCTGCTGGCAAAGAAAGCGCGGCAATGCGTCTTGTAATTAATCATAACGGTCGGCAGCGTGTCCTCGGAACGCTGAACAATTTTCAAGATTGGGTGTTCTCTTATTCAATCCGAGAAGTTCGTTTGTCTCCGAACGGGCGCAATGTCGTTGTCCTGCTGGACAAGACAGAACGCACTTTTGAAGGAGTTTTGAAAACTACTTTTGTACAAGGCTTTGTTCTTTAG